The following is a genomic window from Sciurus carolinensis chromosome 3, mSciCar1.2, whole genome shotgun sequence.
GTGTTAAAACTGAGGAGTAACTGACAGGGTATTTGTGAAGCAGGGATATTCCCAGCTTCCCTCCCCCACTTGCATAGCTGGACAACTGTGCCTCTCCTGACACATTAAAACACAGGACCATTATTCTTTACAAAGTATAAAACACAGGCATTTCCTAAAGTACACAGCTGCAAATAGATGCACCAAACCATAAATGCAGAGTGATGGAAACCAAGTGCACATATACTAGATGACATACACTCCACTTCTTTCTCAAACCTCTTCAAGGTCAGCCCCCAGCACTCAGGCACTTCAGCCTTCACCTTAAAGCAGGAGTTTGAAGGAATTTTGCCCACAGAATTTTGccaggcaaaaacaaaaataaatctaaaaataaaatgaggttcCACAACAAAACAGCCCAACCAGATCAGTAGACAATGACTCTCAAACTCCAAACTTCACAAATTAGATTATTGGTCTCACACTTGAGTATGAGGAAACAACCAGGAATAAAACAGAATCTGAGGAAACttaatagtttaaaaacaaaaaccaacctcAAAATAAATCACCTCCAAAAAGCCCTATTTAAGCAAGTTATTaatgtcttcaaaaaaaaaaaaaaaaaaaaatcatccctaAACCAAATACAGGATTctatggggggaaaaaatgaaaacaatataagctcttgaaaatgaaacaagataGCAAACAAGGGGTGGGAGAAGCAAAATCAATAGAAAGGTTGAAGAAACCTACCagaaatagaacattttaaaaaggaaagcaagagaaaagaggTCAGATTAGGACCATTCAAGGAGACAATCACACCCATGTAAcaggaaatggagaaagagataACAAAGTTAAGAGTGACTGAACAACCATCCTGGGTTGTCTGGGACTATCCTGGTTTGGGAGCTGAAACTCCTGTCTTGGGGACACCCCAGACCAAGGGGAACCAGGATAACTGGTTAGAAGGGATGAAAGCAAATGACCAACAATGGGCAATATCTTGAATTATCTAAATAATGGAAGTAAAGATCTGCAAGCTTCCATAGAAATGTATTACATAAACAAACGGTCAGGAATAGAAAGGGTTCAAGCATTGAAAACTAACAGAAATATTgttcttcaaaaattttgaagGGAAGATAATTACTGACCTAAAACTCTACATCCAACCAATCTATTCAACAAGTAACAAGGTGATAAAACTTCCCAgcattcaaaatctgaaaaaaggacaaagcatttaaaaaatctcactaagtagtttttctttttctttttttttgggtgctggggatcaaactcagggccttgtgcttacaaggcaagcactctaccgaatgagctatctccccagccccagtagtTTTTCTTAGAAAGCAAGCGGAAGATATATTTCATTCAAACAAGAAACAGATATGAGATCtagaaaaaataaactggaaagaCTGAAGAAAGCCCCAAAGCGAAAACAGGTACTTTAACAGGCCTAAACAGCAATTATCCCCAGGTCTCAGGTCTTCAGGAAGATAAAACAGATGCCATGAAGACAACttgagaaaatattaaacaataagAATGCAGCATGGAGTGAGGAAGTaatgtataactgaaaaaaaggaaaacaaaaaaaattcatcattaaatttaggacaaacaaaTATGCAgtaagaaaggaaacattcccaCGTGGCTCCATGTAGATAACATTTACAGGTCCATGATAACGTAAACACTGTCTGTACTGGTCATGACTGGGAGAGAAGCATGAGCACTATTTGTTTGCTGGGAGAGAAGACAGGATGATGCTGGAAGgcaaaaattctaattttctatgAAGCAGATGAAATGCAGatcaaagtaggaaaaaaatcaacaaatggacaTGTACAGTATTAATCTAGAGTCAAGTAAATATCAAGATAATCAGCTACAGGGAAAAAACAATATGAGATGAGAAAACTGCTGGGGGCTTTTGCAGTACTgcggactgaactcagggcctcattcaCAGGCAACCGGttggctacatccccagccctttttatattttgaaacagagtctcagtaagttgaATGAGAGATACACACCCCTGAACCCTGCATGATGCTATGACTGctgtttttaataagaaatcttATTTAACTCCCTGACTAAACTGCTCTTAATtgttaataagagaaaaatttgaggatacacacacacacataaaaaaaaaaaaaaaaaaaaaagtagccctTTGTAAATGGAATTGAAAGTGACATCTTCTTTGTAGATTTTATGTCTTCtggatttgtttttaataacatattttagaATTAGAAGGGTAAAAAATATTACAGAACACAGAGGCAAGAGTAGAAAAGACTGATTTTAACTAACATAAATTCAATCAAATTAATTTGACAGTTCTTAACTCAAACACTTAACATGGTCACTTATAATTCATAAGGAATGTAAAACAAAGCAAAGTCTTTTTAACAGAGGCCAAAGATATGTTTCTTTTTACTGATCTTTTAAAACTCTGgcatctctttttaatttactgacatttttaaaagtctcaaaaaagaTTCTTTGTTAGTAACTTTTCAAAGTGGTTACATATTGGAATTATTAAACTTTTAACTTGCTACATTGTTTTAACAGCTGCTGTATAATACAGAAAAAGCCTGACATTCAAGACTCTTCCTTTGAAGCTCCCCACCGCATACCTCCACAAGGCTCAAAGATAACCCACAACTTTTTCAATTCAATAGATAGGATTCTACAAGACACAAAAAGGTGAAATCAAGAATCTGACTTCTAAATTCTTTTCTCCTATTCAACTCAATCTTACTTCTTCCCCCTATGCTGGAGATGAAAAGTACCATGTCTCAGACTGATGGAAGGAGATCCAATTCAAGCAGAATTACCGTCCCAGAATTCATCATCACTTGCCTGATTTTGTTTAGTGCTAATAATGGCCACAAGCTGTATGCAAGTCACCAAAAGAGTATGAAACTCAAGATGGAAATAAGTTGGTTAGGACTGCTGACCATGTTATTAATAAATATGCACATGATGTCCACTTTAAATAATGGAGAGTAAACTAGAGCTACAAATAGATACATCAGACTGGAAATATAATACccttaaaatttctataaataagtTTCTTAATTACTCCGATTCTGATCACCAATTGTCTTGTAATTCTGTGCTACCATCTActattcacattttgaaattactgcaatttttaaaaaactgcttaatttttaaaagaaggcagattagcaaaatatattttgatggcAAACTAAgttatttaaagtattaaaatatgatattttaaaaccatcCTACTGGTTTTACATTTGTACtatataaatttgtaaaaatgtctgtttacCTGATTAAATAGCACATAATAGCTATAATAATTtaccaaaacacattaaaaattatcACACAGCACTATCCTTTCTGGGGTAGTTTCAAGACTTCTACCAAGTGATATAGAATgacctctatcactgagctatttTGATCAGCTGCAGCTGGCAAGCAGCAATGCTTCAGAAAACCTATCACTAAGGTAGCAAATTTCACTAGCTCTCCTGCCAGCTCTAGTTTCTTACCAAGAACATGTTCACCAACCTATCAGCCCTTCTCAAAAAACACAAACTGCAAAAAGTCTTCCTGCTTAAGTGTCCTGACTAAATGCATTGCATCACTTCCCAAAGTGTATTCCACAATCCACTGCTGTCTTCCGAAATAAGAACAGTtgtcaaataaatatataaaaaattgtgTTAAGCAGAAGTAATAGTGGAGATTTCCTGCAGTCTATAATATGTTAATGTATATCTTGAATCTCCTTGAGTAATACTTGACCATGAAAAGTCATTTTCAGAAAGTATCTTGAAGGTACTATTATGTCTATAATTCCAAAAAATTTCTCCTTTAAGCTGAAGCTAACCAATCAACCAATCATATCTTAACATGAGTCTTTACTTGAAGACTTTACCTGAAGAAAGGTTTAACATCAAAGAAACAGATTTACTGGATcttaaaagttggaagaaaacaaatgacatctggggaaaaaataaactattcaaTCTGGAGTATTTTAGATATCACTAAGtggcctattttattttatacacattttttttctgctgagaTCTGTACTAGAAAGAAATCTACCTATCAACTTTTCTCCATCAAAACTAATACTGCCCCTTGGATTaatgaaacaacaaaaaccaccaaCAAACCCTGATGCATAAAAAGTCCTTCATATACAAGACCAGAATTCTTCATACACCATTTTATATTGGTAGATTACATGATACTGTAATTCCACGAATTTGTTCTCATATTTACTcttgtatttatgttttataagaaTAAGTATTATTACTTTGCAATTAAGAATAGCATCATAACTATAGTTGAATTATTTGCACAACCTCACAAAACCGAAGACAACATAACTTTGAATTTGGGtcttcaaaatctaaaaatagcTAACTTAAACTGATCAATGGTCAGAATTAATCAACCCCTCATTCACAAAAtgttgttttacatattttctgcCTTAAGAGGTTAATTCCAATTGTACATCCTAAAATTTATAATGCCCATGTACCAAGCACTATGCCAAGTCACCACAcatatttattcttcaaataCTACTGTGCatatttaacaattaaaaaattacaaacttCCCACGATTGCAACATGGTAATATGGGATTCAAATCCAAGACTTTTAGCTCCATGTAAGTACTCTTCTGCGGCCTGGCCCCAGTCTCAAATAACATTATTTCAAACCCAGAGAATTTACCTGCCAATTCTAAGCCTTCtcatataaattatttctgaCGAAATGCACTTAACCTTGTCTAAGATAACGTCCCACCCTGTATGAATTCAAGAATCCTTCTGAGATTTAGCTCCCCTGATCTGCTATTCCTGTGCAATCTACACAGCTTGTGATTGACTCTTGACTATCACTTCTTAGTTCTTTGCCCTTGAACAGATAACTTGACCAATGATTTcaagtttccttatctgtactTGCCAAACAGGGATGATGAGGGATAAATAAGAGGTACTCATACAAAGTATTTAGAATAACTTGTCAAGCACTTATAAGTATAGTAAGTATTTGCTATTACTTTGTTTCaaaatgcttttcatttatttgtaaagaaGCAAATACATGGTGAATGGTATATGAATCCCAGGGTTCACCTATTATTCATTCCTAAAGATTAACCAACAGGAGCAAAGAAggagcaaataaaattaatttcctctgGGGTCTTAATATTTTCAAGTGACCCAATTATGCTACAGGAAACTACAGGAAATAAACACAGGTAATATTCAAAGTCACATACACTACTTTCTTCAAATCCTAACTCTGCCACTTAtgagacatgtcactcagagaaATTATTTCACCTCCTTGGAATAAAGTTATTTAATAACTATTCTAAAACactattattttgaaaagtatatgTGACTGCATATGTAAAATACCTGGCACTTGTTAGATGCTAAACAAATTCTGGTTGGTTCCTTCTCTTGTTTCAGCAGTTTAGGTTATAAATAGAGATCAGAACTAGAAAAGTAGCAGTGagactagaaaaataatacagtgaCAACAGAACACACAGAGGTTCTGTGAAAGTAAGAAAAATCATTatgaaatgagtttttaaatactAAATCAGTTTGTGACTGCATTTAAAGCACACTTAAGAGAATTCTCTGGACTGATCTTTTACTAGCTCAGTAGCACTGCCAGAAATCTTGGGGTTTCCTGAGTGCTCCCTTATGACCAAGGAAACCCCATTAATCAGCAACTGATAgggccagattttttttttttttaaagcatgtcaATAGACTATAAGAAACTAAATGATCTCTGAGAAGAGTCAAAGTCATGACACTTTAGTACTATCTGCTATAACCTGGCACTTGAACCCTCCAACAAATAAGACCTAAAAACTTATACTCTTCAAGTGAGATAGACTAGacaggaaaaaagggaagagtgAATTCCATGAACTTACTATGAACTCAACTTGGTTCACTGGCTATGGAGATTACACAGCTACTACATGGACACACATCTACATAGAGATACAGACATACTTCTACTTTAtttaaaagaagtgaaaagaagAGGCAAGATCtgatataaataatttcaattatcAAGAAAACTTTGGCAGAACAAATAGACAGTTGTTGTCCCTTTTTAGCCTGGccttttatttcctatttagCTTAAGATTGCTATCTAACAAGTCCTGATCCATTATACGAAACTGAAAAGGTTTTGTACAGATGGGTACCATATTTAAAATACCAAACAGAGGAAAGTTTTAACAATCTAAAAGATGTTACCTTCACAATAACCCTATGATACAGTTTAAATGTTGCTTTCTAGTATCCTTATTAAAATTCAGCTAATATTGAATTGAAAGTAgttaagagatttattttatagttaaagaGAGCTAAGAGCTTTAATTCAGTATTAGGTTAGACTGACTCAATATTAACTACAAGAATGCTAGTAGACCATTATGTAAAATGTTCAAATAACCAAGAAAAGGCTCTATTTCCTTGTCAAAATACAGATTTGAAACCACAATTTTCTACAAGgatgcagaagagaaaaagatagtCAGAAACAAGATTCCTGattaaatacaacaaaaattcagtgcttttaaaaaatggagataaatagCCAGGTGCACTGGTGCACTcctacactcctgtaatcccatggcttgggaggctgaggcaggaggaattcaagttcaaagtcagccttggcaacttaggaagaccctaagcagctcagcaagactgtctcaaaataaaaaatataaagggctggggacctagctcagtggttaagtacccctgggttcaatccccagtacagagaaagggagggaaaaggagggagagcGGGAGAGAGCGGGAGAGAGCGGGAGGGGGGTGGGgcctgtgtgtgttggggattggGGGGGGGGGACTTGCTTAGCACATTCAAGGCTCTGGGCTTCATCCCCAAAACTGTATTAAGTGATTTCTTATTGTACTTTTTCAGATTTCTTAAAACAGAATCCCCCCATCCCCACAAAAAAGCCaaatagtagaagaaaaagaaaactattttagcACTTTGGGAAGCACATAAGTGAAGGGGGTCATCACTAGTTCTACTCCATTCTAATGAGAAAGCTTCCTGAAAAATTCTttcaggaaaaagagaagggaaagtgcTTAAAGATCTCAAAGCCTAGCTCATAAAGGAACGTAAGTAACCCTGTTTTCCCATctggtttgtttctttgcttgAATGTATTATCCTCAAAcattagttctttataaattccaaTTATCAAAAGGGCAATATTCTTTCCCACTAACTTAGGACCCAAAGCAGTATATAAAGCATTCATCTTTAGTCTAAGCTCCTTAAAAGTCATagaatatttcacataaaatttatatttaatttatattaggaCACATTTACTCTACTAACCTAATTTATTATCACATATCAAGAATATGATCTCTGATCTCTGTGAAAACCAACTCAGAACTAAACTGACAATTTTGTATGTAGTATAGAAGAAAATCCAACTTTATGTCCCATACTGATATTAGGAAACAACTGAAATAGCAGATGTTGCAAAGGcaaaaaaaagatacaaacacTAAAATGTGATGGTTTAGCACTGTGCTGggttcagtggcacacaccagtaatccaaatgactccagaggctgatgcAGGTCACAAACTGGAGGTCAGACTCGGCAAATGAGTGCGACcagttcaaagttaaaaaaaaaaaaaaaaaaaaaaaaattgagagttGGGGACAGatttcagtggtaaaacactgcCCCCATTCCCCTGCAttacccccacccaaaaaaaaaaaaaaaaaaaaggaagttcttttttgtttggggGCAAGGGTAGAGAGTGGGGTACCagggtaccagggatcaaactcaggggcactcaaccattgagtcacatccctagtcctattttatattttattgaaagacagggtctcactgagttgcttagtgccttgccattgctgaggctggctttgtattcgagatcctcctgccacagcctcccaagctgccaggattacaggtgtgggtaaCTGTGCCTGGCAGGATGATTATTCATCtctttccataaaaataaatgttggatcAATTATCAAGTATTGTTATATAAATACAGTAATAAATCTTAAGTTGCCTCAGACTGGAACAAAACTAACTTGAAAACACAATCACTTTTGACAAACCAAGagaaattttcttgaattaaagAAAAGATCTTCCATAAACTTACTTGCTAATTTGGCCTGTAATCCAGAAGGTCCAGGTTTTGATGTCTCTGACTTAGAAGACCCTGGAAGAGACAGTTTTGTTTTAGGAAGGCTAACTTTAGGGCTGAAACGAGCAGCCCAATCAAATTTTGAAGAGCCACCAGTTTTACTCTGTTCCTTTTCTCTGCTACTTCTTCTGGGACTGGGACTAGATGCTGAACGGGAACGCCTGGCCTTGTTCTGGTCTTTTCCTTGTTTCACCCTGGCACCTGGTGGTACTGTGGAAGAGGCCGAGGCTACAGCAGAGGACGAGGAGGAAGTAGAGGCAGCAGAGGAAGAATCAGTGATGGTGCTACACCCAGCTTTGGCTGAGGCGGCTGATTTTGAAGCCAGCTTGGTAGGTTTTGCAGATCTCTCTTCGGCACCAGTTGATTCGGACCCAGAACCACTCTTTACACAAGAACTctctgtcctttttcttttttgactccgTGAACTGCCAGCGGCCACACTCTTTCTGGTGTGAGCCTTGCTTGTTGACGGCAATTGTGCAGATTTCAGTTGTTGCTCCTGGTCTAAATGTCTCTTCTTTGACTTACTATGTGACTTACTCGTTTCTGAGGGAGACTCAGTATGCTCAAGTGCTTTGGGTTTTTTCGCAGAGCTAGGAGAATTGGTCCTGTTGTAATCTGGACTAGCACTGCGTTTCACTCCTCGAGAATTGTCTTTCTTAGGCACCTGCCCCGTTTTTTGCCTTTCTGAAGTATTGGCTCTGTCTGGATCCTCTGGTTGTGGGACTATGACAGCAGATGATGAACTGCAGCTTCTAAGAAGTTAGATAAGAAAAGAATTAATAACAGCCTTTAAACCTATCATATAACACTCATTTCCTAACTTCTTAAACCTCTGGAAGTAAGTGCTTGGGGGGGGGGGATGCGCCAGCTTGGCAGCAAAGTTTTCCTACTAAgtccagtattaaaaaaaacacaGGTTTTCAAATTGTTCAAAATTggaaggtgggagggaaaggTGTGATTTTGGATGGCAAAAACACTTGACTAGAGAATAGGGTATTCTTTAGCACAAAGATTAATGACACTAAACACTACTAATCACAAAATGAGTTAAGAtcacaagaaaaaatgtttagtGGTTCAGAATCAATAGAAACTAGAATCTTGATGTTCCATTCACAAACACAACTGTCAAAGTTCATAAGATATAACATATGCACTTTCAAATCAAGGGttacaaagttttattttgtagtaCAATCAAATCTTCACAGTAACATTCCTTTCGAAAGACTCCTACAAATCAAATCTTAAGGATCACCGACCTAAACCACGGCTCC
Proteins encoded in this region:
- the Trip12 gene encoding E3 ubiquitin-protein ligase TRIP12 isoform X13; translation: MSNRPNNNPGGSLRRSQRNTAGAQPQDDSIGGRSHLGQAKHKRYSPPESRKSNSKAPKVQSNTTSELSRGHLSKRSCSSSSAVIVPQPEDPDRANTSERQKTGQVPKKDNSRGVKRSASPDYNRTNSPSSAKKPKALEHTESPSETSKSHSKSKKRHLDQEQQLKSAQLPSTSKAHTRKSVAAGSSRSQKRKRTESSCVKSGSGSESTGAEERSAKPTKLASKSAASAKAGCSTITDSSSAASTSSSSSAVASASSTVPPGARVKQGKDQNKARRSRSASSPSPRRSSREKEQSKTGGSSKFDWAARFSPKVSLPKTKLSLPGSSKSETSKPGPSGLQAKLASLRKSTKKRSESPPAELPSLRRSTRQKTTGSCASTSRRGSGLGKRGAAEARRQEKMADPESNQETVNSSAARTDEAPQGAAGALYNVKKQLYLN